In Micromonospora sp. LH3U1, one genomic interval encodes:
- a CDS encoding chromosome partitioning protein — MASTAAGAVSTAGGTAQAQAGDRGPNVGPTSPITTGGVDLDLPFTLDRPSAAATPTDRPTAGTTPTDRPAAAAPASAESATAAPASTGHATANPVATSPAVAGSAPEAGETGEDGSTGGPARPPTESPWAYPPQRPAGSSAPAQDEAATATPPIPAPPVPQPPHAGPGQAHSAPTHPGQAYSGQSFTPAIPGQAGPAQIPPPPDLTQFNKQPHGRPAPQQAPQQAGPATPPPGPFPPSPGWYPPPWQQGTAGVPPGQPYPEAEGVTRVPTPGYPDATGYPDASWTPEDTAAPTAEDFARRRQVRPADPVATMGVRAVVNKMGLLRLSPGRHEQELKRDIEMVRRNFGGLRQVTVVNPKGGAGKTVAILLLAMTFGQKRGGYVLAWDNNETQGTLGMRAQQDFHSRTVRDMLRDLGQFQGAHGRVGDLSQYVRSQGEGMFDVLASDESATGGEMLTAAAFAEIREVVSRFYKLIFVDTGNNVRAQNWQASMDATDQLVVTMSARNDSAETAARMLDHLEQSGRQRLVRQAVTVVSMPPSRKEIDLPAIQEHFAARTRAVLLAPYERLIDSGEPIRYGGLSSATRDAWLKIAAAVAEGL; from the coding sequence GTGGCGAGCACCGCAGCCGGGGCGGTAAGCACCGCAGGCGGAACGGCGCAGGCTCAGGCCGGTGACCGGGGTCCGAACGTCGGCCCCACCTCGCCGATCACCACGGGAGGTGTCGACCTGGACCTGCCGTTCACCCTGGACCGCCCGTCCGCGGCTGCCACGCCCACCGACCGCCCCACCGCAGGCACCACGCCCACCGACCGCCCGGCCGCCGCAGCCCCCGCGTCGGCGGAATCCGCGACGGCAGCCCCCGCGTCGACAGGCCACGCGACGGCCAACCCCGTAGCAACCAGCCCCGCCGTGGCCGGGTCGGCGCCGGAGGCCGGCGAGACCGGGGAGGACGGATCCACCGGCGGGCCGGCGCGGCCGCCCACCGAGTCGCCGTGGGCGTACCCGCCGCAACGCCCGGCGGGGTCGTCCGCACCAGCCCAGGACGAGGCCGCCACCGCAACACCCCCGATCCCCGCCCCACCCGTGCCGCAGCCACCGCACGCCGGCCCCGGGCAGGCGCACTCGGCGCCGACGCACCCCGGGCAGGCGTACTCCGGTCAGTCGTTCACCCCGGCGATCCCTGGCCAGGCCGGCCCGGCGCAGATCCCGCCCCCGCCCGACCTGACGCAGTTCAACAAGCAGCCGCACGGCCGTCCCGCGCCGCAGCAAGCTCCCCAGCAGGCCGGGCCGGCGACCCCACCGCCCGGGCCGTTCCCGCCCTCGCCGGGTTGGTATCCACCGCCATGGCAGCAGGGCACGGCCGGTGTGCCGCCCGGGCAGCCGTACCCGGAGGCCGAAGGGGTGACCCGGGTGCCCACCCCCGGTTACCCGGATGCGACCGGATACCCGGACGCGAGCTGGACGCCGGAGGACACCGCAGCGCCGACCGCCGAGGACTTCGCCCGGCGCCGGCAGGTCCGGCCCGCCGACCCGGTCGCGACCATGGGTGTACGCGCGGTGGTCAACAAGATGGGGCTGCTCCGGCTCTCGCCGGGGCGGCATGAGCAGGAGCTCAAGCGGGACATCGAGATGGTGCGCCGCAACTTCGGCGGTCTGCGGCAGGTGACCGTGGTCAACCCGAAGGGCGGCGCCGGTAAGACGGTGGCCATCCTGCTGCTCGCGATGACGTTCGGCCAGAAGCGTGGCGGCTACGTGCTGGCCTGGGACAACAACGAGACCCAGGGCACCCTCGGGATGCGCGCCCAGCAGGATTTCCACTCCCGCACGGTGCGGGACATGCTGCGTGACCTCGGGCAGTTCCAGGGCGCGCACGGGCGGGTCGGCGACCTGTCGCAGTACGTCCGCTCGCAGGGCGAGGGGATGTTCGACGTACTGGCCTCGGACGAGTCGGCGACCGGTGGCGAGATGCTGACCGCAGCCGCGTTCGCCGAGATCCGCGAGGTGGTCAGCCGGTTCTATAAGTTGATCTTCGTGGACACCGGGAACAACGTCCGGGCGCAGAACTGGCAGGCATCGATGGACGCCACCGATCAACTGGTGGTCACCATGTCGGCCCGTAACGACTCGGCGGAGACCGCCGCCCGGATGCTCGACCACCTGGAGCAGAGCGGTCGGCAACGGCTGGTCCGGCAGGCCGTGACGGTGGTGTCGATGCCGCCGTCCCGCAAGGAGATCGACCTGCCAGCCATCCAGGAGCACTTCGCGGCCCGCACCCGGGCGGTGCTGCTGGCCCCGTACGAGCGGCTCATCGACAGTGGCGAGCCGATCCGGTACGGAGGGCTCTCCTCGGCCACCCGGGACGCCTGGCTGAAGATCGCCGCCGCGGTCGCCGAGGGGCTGTAA
- a CDS encoding adenylosuccinate synthase: protein MPAIVLIGAQWGDEGKGKVTDLLGERVDYVVRYSGGNNAGHTVITPDGQKYALHLMPSGALSPSAMIIIGNGVVVDPKVLLAEIDGLAERGVDVSRLRISGDAHLIMPHHRALDRVIERYLGSSRIGTTGRGIGPAYGDKVARIGIRLQDLLDPGILRKKLELALREKNQILFKVYNRKAIDLEATVEEYLEYAERLKPYIAETRAMLWDALDRGETVLLEGAQATMLDMDHGTYPFVTSSNPTAGGACVGAGIPPTSIKQVIAVSKAYTTRVGSGPFPTELFDANGDHLRKIGAEYGTTTGRERRCGWFDAVVARYACRLNGVTDLVITKLDVLTGMPKVPICVGYEINGVRVDDMPMSQTDFHHAKPVYEELDGWWEDITKARTADDLPENARRYIARVEELCNTRVSVVGVGPGRDENVHLHPLLP from the coding sequence ATGCCAGCGATCGTGCTCATCGGCGCTCAGTGGGGCGACGAGGGCAAGGGCAAGGTTACCGACCTGCTTGGTGAGCGGGTCGACTACGTCGTGCGCTACTCCGGCGGCAACAACGCCGGCCACACGGTGATCACCCCGGATGGCCAGAAGTACGCGCTGCACCTGATGCCGTCCGGTGCGCTCTCGCCCAGTGCGATGATCATAATCGGCAACGGTGTGGTGGTCGATCCGAAGGTGCTGCTCGCCGAGATCGACGGCCTGGCCGAGCGCGGCGTCGACGTGTCCCGGCTGCGGATCTCCGGTGACGCGCACCTGATCATGCCGCACCACCGGGCGCTGGACCGGGTCATCGAGCGGTACCTCGGCTCGTCCCGGATCGGCACCACCGGCCGGGGCATCGGCCCGGCGTACGGCGACAAGGTCGCTCGGATCGGCATCCGCCTCCAGGACCTGCTCGACCCGGGCATCCTGCGCAAGAAGCTGGAACTCGCGCTGCGCGAGAAGAACCAGATCCTGTTCAAGGTCTACAACCGCAAGGCGATCGACCTCGAGGCGACCGTCGAGGAGTACCTGGAATACGCGGAGCGGCTCAAGCCGTACATCGCGGAGACCCGGGCCATGCTCTGGGACGCCCTGGACCGGGGCGAGACGGTGCTGCTGGAGGGTGCCCAGGCCACCATGCTCGACATGGACCACGGCACGTATCCCTTCGTGACGTCGTCCAACCCGACCGCCGGTGGTGCCTGCGTGGGCGCCGGCATCCCGCCCACTTCGATCAAGCAGGTGATCGCGGTGAGCAAGGCGTACACCACCCGGGTCGGCTCCGGGCCGTTCCCGACCGAACTGTTCGACGCCAACGGTGACCACCTGCGCAAGATCGGCGCGGAGTACGGCACCACCACCGGGCGGGAGCGCCGGTGCGGTTGGTTCGACGCGGTCGTCGCCCGGTACGCCTGCCGCCTCAACGGTGTCACCGACCTGGTCATCACCAAGCTGGACGTGCTCACCGGGATGCCCAAGGTGCCGATCTGCGTCGGCTACGAGATCAACGGCGTGCGGGTCGACGACATGCCGATGAGCCAGACGGACTTCCACCACGCCAAGCCCGTCTACGAGGAGCTCGACGGCTGGTGGGAGGACATCACCAAGGCCCGCACCGCCGACGACCTGCCGGAGAACGCCCGCCGCTACATCGCGAGGGTCGAAGAACTCTGCAACACCAGAGTGAGCGTCGTAGGCGTAGGCCCAGGCCGAGACGAAAACGTCCACCTCCACCCCCTCCTCCCCTAA
- a CDS encoding type IV toxin-antitoxin system AbiEi family antitoxin domain-containing protein encodes MGPHQLLRNVAAGQDGMVTLEQALRAGLTRDQVRQLHRSGRWQRLLRGCFVPDAELSDSTLRRARIRAAVVSLGPGAFAVLDTALELHGIAGLRRTSQVHVSVPVDRPRPQRALAPWLTVHQVTVGSGDIAVVAGVCATAPLRTVSDVVLRVARYPAVSVLDSALNQGRINAEQLAAIPSLIRGRRGAVAARACLAEADGRAQSPLETRSRLRCVDGRVPPDTLQLEVRDDDGYLLGIGDLGWRGPRVIAEADGRDAHGTPEAAFADRRRQNRLVNAGWTILRFTWQDTLHPNYIPQTVRQAIAAAQRR; translated from the coding sequence GTGGGACCACACCAGCTTCTTCGCAACGTCGCGGCCGGGCAGGACGGAATGGTCACCCTGGAGCAGGCCTTGCGCGCCGGCCTGACCAGGGACCAGGTCCGACAGTTGCACCGGTCCGGCAGGTGGCAGCGGCTTCTGCGCGGCTGCTTCGTACCGGACGCGGAGCTGAGTGATTCGACACTGCGGCGGGCGCGGATCCGCGCTGCGGTCGTGAGCCTTGGCCCAGGGGCCTTCGCTGTACTGGACACCGCGCTGGAGTTGCACGGCATCGCGGGTCTTCGCCGGACTTCGCAGGTCCACGTCTCGGTGCCCGTTGATCGACCCCGGCCCCAGCGCGCCCTGGCACCGTGGCTGACCGTGCATCAGGTGACCGTCGGCTCCGGCGACATCGCCGTGGTCGCCGGCGTTTGCGCGACCGCTCCGCTTCGCACCGTTTCGGATGTCGTTCTCCGGGTGGCTCGTTACCCAGCAGTCTCAGTCCTTGACTCGGCGCTGAACCAGGGCCGCATTAATGCGGAGCAATTGGCGGCGATCCCGAGCCTGATTCGGGGGCGGCGGGGCGCGGTCGCGGCACGTGCCTGCCTGGCCGAGGCGGACGGGCGGGCGCAGTCGCCGCTGGAGACGCGTAGCCGATTGCGGTGCGTGGACGGCCGGGTGCCACCGGACACGCTGCAGTTGGAGGTCCGCGACGACGACGGATATCTGCTCGGCATCGGCGACCTGGGCTGGCGAGGCCCGAGGGTGATCGCCGAAGCGGACGGTCGTGACGCACACGGCACGCCGGAGGCCGCGTTCGCTGACCGCCGGCGGCAGAACCGCCTGGTCAACGCCGGCTGGACCATCCTCCGCTTCACCTGGCAGGACACCCTCCACCCCAACTACATCCCGCAAACGGTCCGCCAGGCGATCGCGGCGGCGCAACGAAGGTGA
- the purD gene encoding phosphoribosylamine--glycine ligase → MRVLLVGGGGREHALALGLAGDPAVSAVVAAPGNPGIASLAELRAVNASDPAAVAALAVETAADLVVIGPEAPLVAGVADAVRAKGIAVFGPSGEAARLEGSKAFAKDVMTAAGVPTARAYVCTDDESTARALDEFGAPYVVKDDGLAAGKGVVVTDDRSAALAHARECGRVVVEEFLDGPEVSLFVVTDGEAALPLLPAQDFKRLGDGDTGPNTGGMGAYAPLPWAPSGLVDEVMRDVVHPTLAEMRRRGVPFAGLLYVGLAITADGPRVIEFNARFGDPETQVVLALLETPLGGLLHASATGTLAEHPPLRWRDGSAVTVVLASPGYPAAPHTGDVITGADRPGIIHAGTARRASDGALLSAGGRVLCGTATGPDLTAARHAAYALVDGVELAGSQHRTDIASAAIEDRITIPS, encoded by the coding sequence GTGCGGGTTCTTTTGGTGGGTGGTGGTGGGCGGGAGCATGCGCTTGCGCTCGGGTTGGCTGGCGATCCGGCTGTTTCGGCGGTGGTTGCGGCGCCTGGTAACCCCGGGATCGCCTCGCTGGCTGAGTTGCGAGCCGTTAACGCTTCCGATCCGGCCGCGGTGGCGGCGTTGGCCGTGGAGACCGCCGCTGACCTGGTGGTGATCGGGCCGGAGGCGCCGCTGGTCGCCGGGGTCGCCGATGCCGTCCGCGCCAAGGGCATCGCCGTGTTCGGTCCCTCGGGTGAGGCCGCTCGGCTGGAGGGTTCCAAGGCGTTCGCCAAGGACGTGATGACCGCCGCCGGCGTGCCGACCGCCCGGGCGTACGTCTGCACGGACGACGAGAGCACCGCTCGGGCGTTGGACGAGTTCGGCGCGCCGTACGTGGTGAAGGACGACGGGCTCGCCGCCGGCAAGGGTGTGGTGGTGACCGACGACCGGTCCGCCGCGTTGGCGCACGCCCGAGAGTGCGGCCGGGTCGTGGTCGAGGAGTTCCTCGACGGCCCGGAGGTCAGCCTCTTCGTGGTCACCGATGGGGAGGCGGCGCTGCCGCTGCTGCCCGCACAGGACTTCAAGCGGCTCGGCGACGGCGACACCGGGCCGAACACCGGCGGCATGGGAGCGTACGCACCGCTGCCCTGGGCTCCGTCCGGTCTGGTCGACGAGGTCATGCGCGACGTCGTGCACCCCACGTTGGCTGAGATGCGCCGCCGGGGTGTTCCGTTCGCTGGCCTGCTCTACGTCGGGCTTGCGATCACCGCCGACGGCCCTCGGGTCATCGAGTTCAACGCGCGCTTCGGTGACCCGGAGACCCAGGTGGTGCTCGCGTTGCTGGAGACCCCGCTGGGTGGGCTGCTGCACGCGTCGGCCACCGGCACACTGGCCGAGCATCCACCGCTGCGCTGGCGGGACGGCAGCGCCGTCACCGTGGTGCTCGCCTCCCCGGGTTACCCGGCGGCGCCGCACACCGGCGACGTCATCACCGGCGCGGACCGGCCCGGCATCATCCACGCGGGCACCGCCCGCCGGGCCAGCGACGGCGCGTTGCTCTCCGCCGGCGGCCGGGTTCTCTGCGGTACGGCCACCGGCCCCGACCTGACCGCCGCGCGGCACGCCGCGTATGCGCTGGTGGACGGGGTGGAGTTGGCGGGCTCGCAGCACCGCACCGACATCGCCTCCGCCGCGATCGAGGACCGGATCACCATTCCCAGCTGA
- a CDS encoding AMP-binding protein translates to MDLPFIIATLTRRGLLTPGNPLRIASQLNALRTWGWSLAGELRQAAARDPGRPAIIDEDGVELTYHDLLDRAERMARSMRAGLGVQAGDRIGVLCRNHHGLIETIVAATLLGVDAVLVNTGLSAAQLGTVADEQRLRLLVHDDEFADRVLGLPAELPRLDERAREELVAGALPGDLRPPERDGRIIVLTSGTTGAPKGARRPTPNGFGPLVSIIDRIPLHTRDRVMIAAPIFHTWGFAALQVCFALRATIVLQRRFDPAATLAALVEHRCNALFAVPVMLQRLMEAPPPDPRPPLKVVAVSGSALPGGLASAFMDVYGDVIYNLYGSTEVSWASIAAPADLRQAPTTAGRPPHGTRLEILDDDGQPVPNGRVGRIFVGNEMLFEGYTSGASREIHDGLLDTGDLGRLNTDGLLFVDGRADDMIVSGGENVFPSEVEDLVAQLPQVREAAVIGVPDAEYGQRLSAFLALHPGETLDPEAVREYVRHYLARFSVPRDVIFVKYLPRNATGKVLTRELRRYYG, encoded by the coding sequence ATGGACCTGCCGTTCATCATTGCCACGCTGACCCGTCGAGGGCTGCTCACCCCCGGCAACCCGCTCCGGATCGCCTCGCAGCTCAACGCGTTGCGTACGTGGGGGTGGAGCCTGGCCGGCGAACTACGCCAGGCAGCCGCCCGGGACCCCGGCCGGCCGGCGATCATCGACGAGGATGGCGTCGAGCTGACCTACCACGACCTGCTCGACCGGGCCGAACGGATGGCCCGATCAATGCGGGCAGGGCTCGGCGTGCAGGCCGGCGACCGGATCGGCGTGCTCTGCCGCAACCACCACGGGCTGATCGAGACGATCGTCGCGGCCACCCTGCTCGGCGTCGACGCGGTGCTGGTCAACACCGGGCTCTCCGCGGCCCAGCTGGGCACCGTCGCCGACGAGCAGCGACTGCGGCTACTGGTGCACGACGACGAGTTCGCCGACCGGGTCCTCGGCCTCCCCGCCGAGCTGCCCCGCCTCGACGAACGCGCCCGCGAAGAGCTGGTGGCCGGGGCACTGCCGGGTGACCTGCGCCCGCCGGAGCGCGACGGTCGAATCATCGTGCTCACCTCAGGCACCACCGGTGCGCCGAAGGGCGCCCGTCGACCCACGCCGAACGGCTTCGGCCCGCTGGTGTCCATCATCGACCGCATCCCGCTGCACACCCGGGACCGGGTGATGATCGCGGCACCGATCTTCCACACCTGGGGGTTCGCCGCCCTCCAGGTCTGCTTCGCGCTGCGGGCCACCATCGTGCTGCAGCGCCGCTTCGACCCGGCCGCCACTCTCGCCGCCCTCGTCGAGCACCGATGCAATGCCCTCTTCGCCGTACCGGTGATGCTGCAGCGGCTGATGGAGGCGCCCCCGCCGGACCCGCGCCCCCCGCTCAAGGTCGTCGCGGTCAGCGGTTCCGCCCTGCCCGGCGGGCTCGCCTCCGCGTTCATGGACGTCTACGGCGACGTGATCTACAACCTGTACGGCTCAACCGAGGTCTCCTGGGCGTCCATCGCCGCGCCGGCGGACCTGCGGCAGGCACCGACCACCGCGGGCCGACCGCCGCACGGCACCCGGTTGGAAATCCTCGACGACGACGGCCAACCTGTGCCCAACGGACGGGTCGGGCGGATCTTCGTCGGCAACGAGATGCTCTTCGAGGGATACACCTCCGGTGCCAGCCGGGAAATTCACGACGGCCTCCTCGACACCGGCGACCTCGGCCGACTCAACACCGACGGGCTGCTCTTCGTCGACGGCCGAGCCGACGACATGATCGTCTCCGGTGGCGAGAACGTCTTCCCGTCCGAGGTGGAGGATCTCGTCGCCCAACTGCCCCAGGTCCGCGAGGCGGCCGTGATCGGCGTGCCCGACGCCGAGTACGGCCAGCGCCTGTCCGCGTTCCTCGCCCTGCACCCGGGCGAGACGCTCGACCCCGAGGCGGTACGCGAGTACGTCCGGCACTACCTGGCCCGATTCTCCGTCCCCCGGGACGTGATCTTCGTGAAATACCTGCCCCGCAACGCCACCGGCAAGGTGCTGACCCGGGAACTGCGCCGCTACTACGGCTGA